A stretch of the Bartonella henselae str. Houston-1 genome encodes the following:
- the rpiA gene encoding ribose-5-phosphate isomerase RpiA yields MNVQQLKKMAALKALEFVEDDMRLGIGSGSTVNEFIPLLGERVANGLRVTCVATSQYSEQLCHKFGVPISTLEKIPELDLDIDGADEIGPEMTLIKGGGGALLHEKIVASASRAMFVIADETKMVKTLGAFALPIEVNPFGIHATRIAIEKAADNLGLSGEITLRMNGDDPFKTDGGHFIFDAFWGRILQPKLLSEALLAIPGVVEHGLFLGLASRAIVAMADSQIKVLEPFDF; encoded by the coding sequence ATGAATGTTCAGCAATTAAAAAAAATGGCGGCTTTAAAAGCACTTGAATTTGTTGAAGATGATATGCGGCTTGGTATCGGATCTGGTTCGACAGTAAATGAGTTTATCCCTCTTCTTGGTGAGCGTGTTGCGAATGGTCTGCGCGTGACTTGTGTTGCAACCTCGCAGTATTCTGAACAACTCTGTCATAAATTTGGCGTGCCTATCAGCACCTTAGAAAAAATACCTGAACTAGACCTTGATATTGATGGGGCGGATGAAATTGGTCCAGAGATGACTCTTATTAAAGGAGGGGGTGGAGCATTGTTGCATGAAAAAATTGTAGCATCGGCTTCTCGTGCAATGTTTGTCATCGCGGATGAAACAAAAATGGTAAAAACGCTTGGTGCTTTTGCATTGCCGATTGAAGTTAATCCGTTTGGTATACATGCTACACGCATCGCCATTGAAAAAGCAGCTGATAATTTAGGACTTTCGGGGGAAATTACATTACGAATGAATGGCGACGATCCTTTTAAAACAGATGGTGGTCATTTCATTTTTGATGCATTTTGGGGACGCATTTTACAGCCAAAATTATTATCGGAGGCACTTCTTGCAATTCCTGGTGTTGTTGAGCATGGTCTTTTTTTGGGATTGGCTTCACGTGCAATTGTAGCGATGGCGGATAGTCAGATAAAAGTTTTAGAACCGTTTGATTTTTAG
- a CDS encoding DUF2059 domain-containing protein, with protein sequence MEKIFSFQRFIGYFGAVAIMFMNIGIVHAQGVSAKHLISARKAINAIHATDQFDSFLPTAARDLKNELIGDDPNLATAISEIVDKQALALVKRRSDLEKEIAQVYAKYFTQEELDAITAFYSSDTGKKFLTEVPSIARDAYSTFDAWRSSIMQDLVKNVKKEMSETLHLENSITPTKSSSSVNPK encoded by the coding sequence ATGGAAAAAATATTTTCTTTTCAGCGTTTTATAGGATATTTTGGTGCAGTTGCTATTATGTTTATGAATATTGGAATAGTTCATGCACAAGGTGTGAGTGCCAAGCATTTAATTTCAGCGAGAAAGGCTATCAATGCTATTCATGCCACTGATCAATTTGATAGCTTTTTACCAACTGCAGCACGTGATCTCAAAAATGAACTAATAGGCGATGATCCGAATTTGGCAACGGCTATTTCTGAGATTGTTGATAAGCAGGCACTTGCTTTGGTGAAGCGGCGCTCTGATTTAGAAAAAGAAATTGCTCAAGTATATGCAAAATATTTTACTCAAGAAGAGCTTGATGCAATCACGGCATTCTATAGTTCTGATACTGGTAAAAAATTTTTGACAGAAGTTCCGAGTATCGCACGTGATGCTTATTCCACATTTGATGCATGGCGTTCTAGTATTATGCAGGATCTTGTAAAAAATGTAAAAAAAGAGATGTCTGAAACACTTCATTTGGAAAATTCCATTACGCCTACAAAATCGAGCTCTTCAGTAAATCCCAAATAG
- the gor gene encoding glutathione-disulfide reductase, which translates to MGSFDFDLFVIGSGSGGVRAARLAGALGKRVAIAEEYRIGGTCVIRGCVPKKLYFYASQYAQEFSKSIGFGWKYADPIFNWEKLVAAKNKEISRLEGLYREGLQNSNVHIYESRAVFVDEHTLELSVTGERISAEKILIATGAKIVSNSAIKGSDLCLTSNEIFDLEKLPKSIVIVGGGYIGVEFANIFHGLGVKTTLLHRGDLILRNFDYDLRQLLNDAMVAKGISIIYEATVSQVQSTENCYNVVLTNGQTICADRVMLATGRVPNTTGLGLERAGVKVNEFGAVVVDEKMTTNVSHIWAVGDVTGHIQLTPVAIHDAMCFVKNAFENTSTTPDYDLITTAVFSQPEIGTVGLSEEDALHRYKRVEIYRTVFRPMRNVLSGSPEKMFMKLVVDGESRIVVGAHVLGENAGEIAQLIGISLKGKLTKDIFDKTMAVHPTMSEELVTMYKPSYVYENGEKLDN; encoded by the coding sequence GTGGGATCTTTTGACTTTGATTTGTTTGTTATTGGAAGTGGTTCTGGTGGAGTGCGTGCTGCACGCCTTGCTGGAGCACTCGGCAAGCGTGTTGCAATAGCAGAAGAGTATCGTATAGGAGGAACTTGCGTTATTCGTGGTTGCGTCCCCAAAAAACTCTATTTTTATGCATCACAATATGCACAAGAGTTTAGTAAAAGTATTGGTTTTGGATGGAAATACGCTGATCCAATTTTTAACTGGGAAAAATTGGTTGCGGCTAAAAATAAAGAAATATCAAGATTAGAAGGACTTTATCGCGAGGGGCTACAAAATAGCAATGTTCATATTTATGAAAGTCGTGCTGTTTTTGTGGATGAGCATACATTAGAACTCTCTGTGACAGGTGAACGGATAAGCGCAGAAAAAATTTTAATTGCCACGGGGGCAAAAATTGTATCAAACTCTGCCATAAAAGGGAGTGATTTATGTCTTACTTCCAATGAAATTTTTGATCTTGAAAAACTACCAAAATCAATAGTCATTGTTGGGGGAGGGTATATTGGCGTTGAATTTGCTAACATTTTTCATGGATTAGGTGTAAAAACAACGCTCCTCCATCGTGGTGATTTAATTCTTCGTAATTTTGATTATGATTTGCGTCAGTTGCTTAATGATGCAATGGTTGCAAAAGGGATTTCTATTATCTATGAAGCAACTGTTTCTCAAGTTCAGTCTACAGAGAATTGTTATAATGTTGTTTTAACAAATGGACAAACGATTTGTGCCGATCGAGTTATGTTGGCTACGGGGCGTGTGCCGAATACAACGGGTTTAGGACTTGAGCGCGCAGGCGTTAAAGTGAATGAATTTGGTGCAGTTGTTGTTGATGAAAAAATGACGACAAATGTATCTCATATTTGGGCTGTTGGTGATGTAACAGGTCATATTCAATTGACACCTGTTGCTATTCATGATGCAATGTGTTTCGTTAAGAATGCATTTGAGAATACATCCACGACACCTGATTATGATCTAATCACAACAGCGGTTTTTTCACAGCCCGAAATTGGAACGGTTGGTCTTTCAGAAGAAGATGCACTCCATCGTTATAAGCGTGTCGAGATTTATCGTACAGTTTTTCGTCCTATGCGCAATGTTCTTTCCGGGAGTCCGGAAAAAATGTTTATGAAGCTTGTTGTTGATGGTGAAAGCCGTATTGTTGTGGGAGCCCATGTTTTAGGGGAAAATGCTGGTGAGATAGCACAGCTTATTGGCATATCTCTCAAGGGAAAACTAACGAAGGATATTTTCGATAAAACTATGGCAGTGCATCCAACGATGTCAGAAGAATTGGTAACGATGTATAAACCAAGTTATGTGTATGAAAATGGGGAAAAACTGGACAATTGA
- a CDS encoding class II 3-deoxy-7-phosphoheptulonate synthase, translating to MIKKWTPDSWRARPVKQVPTYPDKSVLADVERKLRSYPPLVFAGEARDLKNELATVARGQAFLLQGGDCAESFAEHEADNIRDFFRVFLQMAIVLTFGSSKPVVKIGRIAGQFAKPRSSEMESKEGVELPSYRGDIINDIEFDMNSRIPDPQRMSMAYRQSAATLNLLRAFSQGGYANLENVHAWMLSFVFNSPQGERYEMLAERISEAIDFMRSIGISSKTNSSLRETSFYTSHEALLLSYEEALTRIDSTSGDWYATSGHMLWIGDRTRQIDHAHVEYCRGIKNPLGLKCGPSIESDELLRLIDILNPENEPGRLTLITRFGYDKVENYLPKLIRAVEREKRKVIWSCDPMHGNTVTVNGYKTRPFDYVLKEVESFFSVHYGEGTYPGGIHIEMTGRDVTECTGGARAISVEDLSDRYHTQCDPRLNADQALELAFLVAELLKKNRDTEPLVFAANG from the coding sequence ATGATAAAAAAATGGACGCCAGACTCCTGGAGAGCAAGGCCAGTTAAACAAGTTCCGACTTATCCTGATAAATCTGTTTTAGCAGATGTTGAACGAAAGCTAAGAAGTTATCCTCCTTTGGTTTTTGCGGGTGAGGCTCGTGATTTGAAAAATGAATTAGCAACCGTTGCAAGAGGTCAGGCTTTTTTATTGCAAGGTGGAGATTGTGCAGAAAGCTTTGCAGAGCACGAAGCTGATAATATCCGTGACTTTTTTCGTGTATTTTTGCAAATGGCGATTGTTTTAACTTTTGGCAGTTCTAAGCCAGTTGTTAAAATCGGTCGTATTGCCGGTCAGTTTGCAAAGCCACGCTCTTCAGAAATGGAAAGTAAAGAAGGTGTTGAGCTTCCTTCTTATCGAGGGGATATTATTAATGACATTGAGTTTGATATGAATTCTCGTATTCCTGATCCGCAAAGAATGTCTATGGCTTATCGTCAATCTGCTGCAACACTTAATTTATTGCGTGCTTTTTCACAAGGGGGCTATGCTAATTTAGAAAATGTTCACGCATGGATGTTGAGTTTCGTTTTTAATAGCCCACAGGGGGAACGTTATGAAATGCTAGCAGAGCGTATTTCTGAGGCGATTGATTTTATGCGTTCCATAGGAATTAGTTCCAAAACGAATTCTTCATTACGTGAAACATCTTTTTATACCAGTCACGAAGCACTTTTGCTTAGTTATGAAGAGGCTTTAACACGGATTGATTCGACTTCTGGAGATTGGTATGCAACGTCTGGCCATATGTTATGGATTGGCGATCGTACACGTCAGATTGATCATGCTCACGTTGAATATTGCCGCGGTATTAAAAATCCACTTGGATTAAAATGTGGTCCTTCCATTGAATCTGATGAGCTTTTGAGATTGATTGATATTCTAAATCCTGAAAATGAACCGGGGCGATTAACACTCATTACACGTTTTGGTTATGATAAGGTTGAGAATTATCTGCCTAAATTGATCCGCGCAGTTGAACGTGAGAAGCGTAAGGTGATATGGTCATGCGATCCAATGCATGGTAATACAGTTACTGTCAATGGCTACAAAACACGCCCCTTTGATTATGTTTTGAAAGAGGTGGAGAGTTTTTTTTCAGTGCATTATGGAGAGGGAACTTATCCAGGGGGCATTCATATTGAAATGACTGGTCGTGATGTAACTGAATGTACAGGTGGTGCACGTGCTATTTCTGTAGAAGATTTATCTGATCGTTATCATACGCAGTGTGATCCACGATTAAATGCAGATCAAGCGTTGGAATTAGCTTTTCTTGTAGCTGAACTCCTGAAGAAAAATCGTGATACGGAACCATTAGTGTTTGCCGCAAACGGTTAG
- a CDS encoding NAD+ synthase codes for MKNDFRVAVAQLNPIVGDIEGNFSLAVMAHQKAKEEGANLVLFTELFISAYPPEDLVLKPAFTKACEDAVKKLAKLTKGGPGIVIGLPLRHSDNIYNGVVLLDEGRIVTESLKFDLPNYAEFDEKRVFSSGPRPEPIVYHGLKLGIVICEDIWNDFSLCAELANKGAEIILVLNGSPYHRNKILKRIEVVRAQALQSGLSIVYANQVGGQDELVFDGGSFALNGQGKMVFQMKHFENHIALSHWQKKTAGWQCVSGPNETLLNGLAADYQACVLGLRDYVNKNRFQNVILGLSGGIDSALCTTMAVDALGAEKVRTVMMPYHYTSQESLKDAKECAHLLGCRYEIIPIVQPVEVFLKTMAPVFLGLPSDVTEENLQSRVRGVILMALSNKFGSMVVTTGNKSEMAVGYATLYGDMNGGFNPLKDVYKTQVYALAQWRNQNHLQNLKGPEGVVIPPNIIAKAPSAELRENQKDEDSLPPYPILDDILQSLIEDDMSVCDIIKRGYLRETVEKIEHLIYGAEYKRRQSAPGVKISYKNFGRDRRYPIVNRFRNNKN; via the coding sequence ATGAAAAATGATTTTCGGGTAGCAGTTGCCCAATTAAATCCTATAGTTGGTGATATTGAGGGAAACTTTTCTCTTGCCGTAATGGCGCATCAAAAGGCTAAAGAAGAAGGTGCTAACCTTGTATTATTCACTGAGCTTTTTATAAGTGCTTATCCACCGGAAGATCTCGTTTTGAAACCTGCTTTTACTAAAGCATGTGAAGATGCTGTTAAAAAATTAGCAAAGCTAACAAAAGGAGGGCCAGGAATAGTCATTGGTCTTCCTTTAAGGCATAGTGATAACATTTACAATGGCGTTGTGCTTCTTGATGAAGGACGGATAGTTACCGAAAGCTTAAAATTTGATCTACCTAATTATGCTGAATTTGACGAAAAGCGTGTATTTTCTTCTGGTCCACGCCCTGAGCCTATTGTCTATCATGGGTTAAAACTAGGAATAGTGATTTGTGAAGATATTTGGAATGATTTCTCTCTGTGTGCAGAACTTGCCAATAAAGGAGCTGAGATTATTCTCGTCCTTAATGGATCTCCTTACCATCGTAATAAAATACTAAAAAGGATAGAAGTTGTTCGTGCGCAAGCTCTTCAATCCGGTCTGTCAATTGTTTATGCTAATCAAGTTGGTGGTCAAGATGAGCTGGTTTTTGATGGAGGCTCTTTTGCGTTGAATGGACAAGGCAAAATGGTGTTTCAAATGAAACATTTTGAAAATCATATTGCTTTGAGTCATTGGCAAAAAAAAACGGCTGGATGGCAATGTGTTTCTGGTCCAAATGAAACTCTTCTCAATGGGTTAGCTGCTGATTATCAAGCTTGTGTTTTGGGTTTGAGAGATTACGTCAATAAAAACCGCTTTCAGAATGTTATTCTTGGTCTTTCAGGAGGAATTGATTCAGCTCTGTGTACGACAATGGCGGTTGATGCTCTTGGCGCTGAGAAGGTCCGCACTGTAATGATGCCTTATCATTATACTTCACAAGAATCATTAAAAGATGCTAAAGAATGTGCACATCTTTTAGGATGTCGTTATGAAATAATACCGATTGTTCAACCTGTTGAAGTTTTTTTGAAGACGATGGCACCTGTTTTTTTAGGGTTGCCATCTGATGTAACAGAAGAGAATCTTCAAAGTCGTGTACGCGGCGTTATCTTGATGGCGCTTTCGAATAAATTTGGCTCAATGGTGGTAACAACAGGCAATAAATCGGAAATGGCTGTGGGATATGCAACACTTTATGGTGATATGAATGGAGGTTTTAATCCTCTTAAAGATGTTTATAAAACGCAGGTTTATGCATTAGCTCAGTGGCGCAATCAAAATCACTTGCAAAATTTGAAGGGACCAGAGGGAGTTGTAATTCCCCCCAATATTATAGCAAAAGCACCCTCCGCAGAGCTTCGAGAAAATCAAAAAGATGAAGATTCCCTTCCACCTTATCCTATTCTGGATGATATTTTGCAATCTCTTATAGAAGATGACATGAGTGTTTGTGATATTATTAAACGTGGGTATTTACGAGAAACAGTTGAGAAAATTGAACATCTTATTTATGGTGCCGAATACAAAAGGCGACAATCCGCCCCTGGCGTAAAAATCAGTTACAAGAACTTTGGACGCGATCGCCGTTATCCCATTGTCAATCGTTTTCGCAATAATAAAAATTGA
- the gltX gene encoding glutamate--tRNA ligase — translation MIKVRFAPSPTGYIHIGNIRIALFNWLYAQAHNGTFILRYDNTDVERSKQEYIDAIAVDLEWLGIQPDEIYYQSKRFNRYDEVAEILKQRGLLYPCYETAEELDRRRKIQLSRKLPPVYDRAALKLTPEKKREFETQGRKPHWRFLLPNFENDPLQKKRTEVCWNDAVKGKQTIDLASLSDPVLIREDGSYLYTLPSVVDDIDMAITHIIRGDDHITNTGAQIALFEALNAKLPTFGHINLLTTLLGKGLSKRNNDLSIHSLRADGFESIAVQCLAVLIGTSQNVHPYPNQAVLLEHFNLQDTSRSVAKFDIADLLTLNSHFVHELTYEEVKKRLENLSINGEKVECFWNAIRSNINKVNDAVLWWKMLHDEQNFDTVALEDRAFVRQSLNLLPEGTLNEESWKVWTVALKEKTGRRGKALFMPLRQALTGMDHGPEMGKILQLLGREKVIERLIIQGE, via the coding sequence ATGATAAAAGTTCGTTTTGCACCTTCTCCAACAGGTTATATTCACATTGGCAATATCCGTATTGCCTTGTTCAACTGGCTTTATGCGCAAGCGCATAATGGAACATTTATTTTGCGCTATGATAATACGGATGTTGAACGTTCTAAACAGGAATATATTGATGCTATTGCTGTTGATCTTGAATGGCTTGGTATTCAACCAGATGAGATTTATTATCAATCTAAGAGATTTAATCGATATGATGAAGTTGCAGAAATTCTCAAACAACGTGGTCTTCTTTATCCCTGTTATGAGACAGCAGAAGAATTAGATCGACGTCGCAAAATCCAGCTTTCACGCAAATTGCCTCCTGTCTATGACCGCGCTGCATTGAAATTGACACCAGAAAAGAAAAGAGAATTTGAAACACAAGGTCGTAAACCGCATTGGCGTTTTCTTCTTCCTAATTTTGAAAATGATCCTTTACAAAAAAAGCGAACAGAAGTTTGCTGGAACGATGCAGTAAAGGGAAAGCAGACAATAGATTTGGCTTCTCTTTCAGATCCTGTTCTCATTCGTGAAGATGGAAGCTACCTTTATACACTGCCTTCTGTGGTTGATGATATAGATATGGCTATTACGCATATTATTCGTGGGGATGATCATATTACAAATACAGGTGCGCAGATTGCTCTTTTTGAAGCCCTCAATGCCAAATTACCAACTTTTGGTCATATCAATTTATTGACTACGCTTTTAGGAAAAGGGCTCTCAAAACGAAACAATGATCTTTCTATCCACTCTCTACGGGCAGATGGATTTGAATCTATAGCTGTTCAGTGTCTTGCTGTTTTGATTGGAACATCACAAAATGTTCATCCTTATCCTAATCAAGCAGTTCTTTTAGAGCATTTCAATCTGCAAGATACGTCAAGATCGGTTGCAAAATTTGATATTGCTGATCTTCTTACTTTGAATAGTCATTTTGTCCATGAGTTAACCTATGAAGAAGTTAAAAAGCGTCTTGAAAATCTTTCTATTAATGGAGAAAAGGTGGAGTGTTTTTGGAACGCAATAAGAAGCAATATTAATAAAGTGAATGATGCTGTTTTGTGGTGGAAAATGCTTCATGATGAACAGAACTTTGATACAGTGGCACTTGAGGATCGCGCATTCGTTCGTCAGTCACTTAATTTATTGCCCGAAGGTACATTGAATGAGGAAAGTTGGAAAGTTTGGACGGTGGCATTAAAAGAAAAAACAGGTCGTAGAGGAAAAGCTTTATTTATGCCCTTACGTCAGGCACTTACTGGAATGGATCATGGACCTGAAATGGGAAAAATTTTACAGCTCTTAGGGCGTGAAAAAGTAATAGAAAGACTGATTATACAAGGGGAATAA